The Flavobacterium faecale genome has a segment encoding these proteins:
- a CDS encoding LLM class flavin-dependent oxidoreductase, translating into MNDKNIAYSILDLAIVTKGSSIKETIDNTVHLAQQAEKFGYNRYWLAEHHNMPAVASSATVILIDRVAQATSTLKVGSGGIMLPNHSPLIVAEQFGTLGTMYPNRINLGLGRAPGTDQETARAIRSDFMDAAHSFPDQIEKIQTYFSSNNENGKVRAPIAEGIDVPIYILGSSTDSSHLAARKGLPYAFASHFATAQLLPALAIYRKEFMPSPELAKPYVMTGINAFVADTDEEAERMATSFIKMIISLLTGAKRESLDEPAEMTDDLRETMEHPAVKQMTYYTFIGSKAKVKKEIEAFIEKTAVDELIITTNCHNQDARVHSYELMAEIMNEINSSK; encoded by the coding sequence ATGAACGACAAAAACATTGCTTATTCTATCTTGGATCTTGCGATTGTAACTAAAGGAAGTTCAATTAAAGAGACCATTGACAATACTGTTCACCTAGCACAACAAGCCGAAAAATTTGGTTACAATCGTTATTGGCTAGCGGAACATCACAATATGCCTGCTGTAGCAAGTAGCGCAACAGTAATTTTGATTGACCGCGTAGCACAAGCTACTTCTACTCTAAAAGTAGGATCTGGCGGTATCATGTTACCCAACCACTCCCCCTTAATTGTTGCCGAGCAATTCGGAACTTTAGGAACAATGTATCCCAATCGAATTAATTTGGGACTAGGTCGAGCACCTGGTACGGATCAAGAAACAGCTCGTGCCATTCGATCTGATTTTATGGATGCAGCCCATTCTTTTCCGGATCAAATCGAAAAAATACAGACTTATTTTTCGTCTAATAATGAAAACGGAAAAGTAAGAGCACCCATCGCAGAAGGAATAGATGTTCCTATTTACATTCTTGGTTCAAGCACTGATAGTTCTCACTTGGCGGCTAGAAAAGGATTGCCTTATGCTTTTGCAAGTCATTTTGCAACTGCACAGCTATTGCCCGCTTTGGCCATTTATAGAAAGGAGTTCATGCCTTCGCCAGAGTTAGCAAAACCCTATGTGATGACAGGAATTAATGCGTTTGTAGCCGACACAGATGAAGAAGCAGAGCGCATGGCGACCTCTTTTATCAAAATGATTATAAGCCTTTTGACAGGAGCTAAACGAGAATCACTTGATGAGCCCGCTGAAATGACAGATGATTTGCGTGAAACGATGGAACATCCAGCAGTGAAGCAAATGACATATTACACGTTTATTGGTTCGAAAGCGAAAGTGAAAAAAGAAATCGAAGCCTTTATCGAAAAAACTGCTGTGGACGAATTGATCATTACGACCAATTGCCACAACCAAGACGCACGTGTACATTCATACGAGTTGATGGCTGAAATAATGAACGAAATAAATAGTTCTAAATAA
- a CDS encoding MarR family winged helix-turn-helix transcriptional regulator encodes MKDQLHISEQVCFPVYVFAKEIINHYRPLLEAVHLTYPQYLVMMVLWEQDEQAVNQIGDKLQLDSGTLTPLLKRMEQKNFVARIRSKIDERSVNIILTEEGKALKEQAASIPGQLMESMHLSLEDLLVLKNIILKITQK; translated from the coding sequence ATGAAAGACCAACTACATATTAGCGAGCAAGTTTGCTTTCCGGTTTACGTCTTCGCAAAGGAAATAATTAATCATTACCGCCCTTTGCTTGAAGCCGTGCACCTCACCTACCCGCAGTATTTGGTTATGATGGTTTTATGGGAACAAGATGAACAAGCTGTCAATCAAATTGGTGACAAATTGCAATTGGATAGCGGTACACTTACTCCTTTATTGAAGAGAATGGAACAAAAAAATTTTGTAGCCAGAATTAGAAGTAAAATTGATGAGCGATCAGTCAATATCATCCTTACCGAAGAAGGAAAGGCTTTGAAAGAACAAGCCGCTTCTATACCAGGACAATTGATGGAGTCGATGCATTTATCGCTAGAAGATTTATTAGTATTAAAAAACATAATTTTAAAAATTACACAAAAATGA
- a CDS encoding L-dopachrome tautomerase-related protein, translating into MKNILAFSVILLSLAACKGRINSKAEPKTAHQVTQVAEFKGQQVTGIAIANSGRMFVNFPRWREGVESAVVEIDGNKNKSYPNQEWNSWEIGQPVVADKFIAVQSVLAHDDKLYVLDTRNPQFKTVLDAPRVFVFDLKSNTLTATYILEKNSFHPDSYINDLRVDGDKIYFTDSGHAGLVVYNIATGTSKRILNDHFSTSAEVAYLTFAGTQWKRSVHSDGIELDVKNQRLLYHALTGYSLYSIPTASFDLDNKTEIEKTVRLESKTAAPDGMIFDNKGFLYYADLEKNKIDYRKPDGTIHTLIEGVDVRWADSFSIYKDDLYYTNSRINEVTGPIDEMVFTINKIKLPLN; encoded by the coding sequence ATGAAAAACATACTAGCTTTTTCAGTAATCCTACTAAGTTTAGCCGCTTGCAAGGGAAGAATTAATTCTAAAGCGGAACCAAAGACCGCACACCAAGTCACGCAAGTTGCGGAATTTAAAGGACAACAAGTAACCGGAATTGCCATAGCAAATTCAGGTCGCATGTTTGTCAATTTTCCACGATGGAGAGAAGGTGTCGAAAGTGCAGTAGTGGAAATTGACGGTAACAAAAACAAAAGCTACCCTAATCAAGAGTGGAATTCTTGGGAAATTGGCCAGCCGGTAGTTGCTGACAAATTTATTGCTGTACAGTCAGTTTTAGCGCATGATGACAAACTATATGTGTTAGATACTCGCAACCCACAATTTAAAACCGTGCTTGATGCACCAAGAGTATTTGTTTTTGATCTAAAAAGTAATACACTAACGGCAACGTATATACTAGAAAAAAATAGTTTTCATCCTGATTCGTATATCAACGATTTACGTGTAGACGGTGATAAAATTTATTTTACAGATTCTGGTCATGCTGGTTTGGTAGTGTATAATATTGCTACTGGAACATCAAAACGAATTTTGAATGATCACTTTTCAACTTCTGCAGAAGTGGCTTATTTGACATTTGCTGGGACGCAATGGAAACGATCTGTACATTCAGACGGAATTGAACTTGATGTAAAAAACCAAAGATTATTGTACCACGCTTTGACGGGTTATAGTTTGTATTCCATTCCAACCGCATCTTTTGACCTTGACAACAAGACAGAAATTGAAAAAACGGTTCGACTAGAGTCGAAAACAGCTGCGCCTGATGGGATGATTTTTGACAACAAAGGTTTTCTCTATTATGCAGATTTAGAAAAAAATAAAATTGATTATCGAAAACCAGATGGAACGATTCACACCTTGATTGAAGGAGTAGATGTACGATGGGCAGACAGTTTTAGTATTTACAAAGATGATTTATACTATACCAATTCTAGAATAAACGAAGTAACTGGACCAATTGATGAAATGGTTTTTACCATTAATAAAATCAAATTGCCTTTAAATTAG
- a CDS encoding SHOCT domain-containing protein: MNAIFTDASFQNMVAIANRYGVSTNAVSELTHALIRTNGTMAQFYIPELGGGGQWMQGGMTMVGDMFNSQLKNTVNGLCIELSNLINQGAIQYVPLPKTTNQNGSQSGNWWGDLGVPNSTGSQNNTNYAVFSNIGRLAIQENGKVTVFDTLDNQIGGVGQQQGGGYSVTFTSQYGTVNLNSLPIVSGGENRPQEQIVPQNNPMPHEVAAVQMPEVTPVTTAFEEDIFMKIEKLAALKDKNILSVEEFENKKAELLSRL, encoded by the coding sequence ATGAATGCAATTTTTACAGATGCAAGTTTTCAAAATATGGTTGCGATTGCCAATCGTTATGGTGTAAGCACCAATGCGGTTTCCGAATTGACTCATGCTCTAATAAGAACTAACGGAACTATGGCGCAATTTTATATTCCAGAACTTGGTGGCGGTGGGCAATGGATGCAGGGCGGAATGACGATGGTTGGTGATATGTTCAACAGTCAATTGAAAAATACAGTCAATGGTCTTTGTATCGAATTGTCAAATTTGATCAATCAAGGAGCTATACAATATGTACCATTACCTAAGACTACCAATCAAAATGGATCTCAATCAGGGAACTGGTGGGGTGATTTGGGTGTACCAAATTCTACTGGGAGTCAAAACAATACCAATTATGCAGTTTTTTCAAATATTGGCCGCTTAGCGATTCAAGAAAATGGAAAAGTTACCGTTTTTGATACGCTTGACAATCAAATTGGTGGTGTTGGGCAACAACAAGGTGGTGGTTATTCAGTAACATTTACGAGTCAATACGGTACCGTAAATTTGAATAGTTTGCCTATTGTATCTGGCGGTGAAAACAGACCTCAAGAACAAATTGTTCCTCAAAACAACCCTATGCCACATGAGGTAGCAGCTGTACAGATGCCTGAAGTTACTCCGGTAACAACTGCTTTTGAAGAAGACATTTTTATGAAAATCGAAAAATTAGCAGCTTTGAAAGATAAAAATATTTTGTCTGTAGAAGAATTTGAAAATAAAAAAGCAGAACTATTAAGTAGATTGTAA
- a CDS encoding YoaK family protein, with product MFRHQGKTRTLEHNKKIASLLSFVAGIVNVVGFLSVQRLTTNVTGHFAFFIDEVFKLHFSESFIYFFYILFFFLGSFCSSLLIEIMTLKNERYIFIIPTIIESIILFCIALLGHLLVKEYSNYIAFSLLFAMGLQNSLVTRISNAIVRTTHLTGLFTDLGIELSQLFFYKQKEQQVKLLSTIKLRFRIITFFFLGGFFGGTFYSYFHFYLLLIPASMLIIGLYYDHLRFQLLNWKHQYDMKEK from the coding sequence ATGTTTAGACATCAAGGAAAAACAAGAACTTTAGAACACAATAAAAAAATTGCTTCTTTACTCTCATTTGTGGCAGGAATTGTAAATGTGGTCGGTTTTTTATCGGTACAGCGCCTTACCACTAATGTAACAGGGCATTTTGCGTTTTTTATAGATGAAGTTTTCAAACTCCATTTTTCAGAAAGTTTTATTTACTTTTTTTACATCTTATTTTTCTTCTTAGGTTCTTTTTGCTCCAGTCTATTGATAGAAATTATGACGCTTAAAAATGAGCGATACATATTTATTATTCCGACCATTATCGAAAGTATAATACTTTTTTGTATTGCCTTACTGGGACACTTACTCGTAAAAGAATACTCTAATTACATTGCTTTTAGTTTGCTTTTTGCCATGGGTTTACAAAATTCATTAGTAACCAGAATATCTAATGCAATTGTAAGAACTACCCATCTGACTGGTCTTTTTACAGATTTAGGAATTGAGCTTTCACAATTATTTTTTTATAAACAGAAAGAACAACAAGTTAAGTTACTTTCTACTATTAAACTTAGGTTCCGGATTATTACCTTCTTCTTTCTTGGTGGCTTTTTTGGCGGTACTTTTTATTCTTATTTTCATTTTTACTTACTGCTAATTCCTGCATCAATGTTAATTATTGGTCTGTATTATGACCACTTAAGATTTCAACTTCTAAACTGGAAGCATCAGTACGACATGAAAGAAAAATAA
- a CDS encoding formate/nitrite transporter family protein, with product MKAEEKDQEKYQEELEKTSNEVGGVNEYRDIISRVIHEGEEIFKIKNRAIALSAVIAGLEIGFSYMLLCALHHVLKGKVEENTIFKLFSFVYPVGFILVILGKSALFTEQTSVLALPVLNGQRSVKELLRIWGLVIVGNVVGGILFTLFIGFLAPHLDLFTPETMITIGSHVLHHENWVIFLSAIVAGWLMGLLNWLLNSTKNSLTRIFLIFMITAVIGFGGFHHSIVGNIEVFGAYVLSDSIGLGDYLWFLVLALLGNSIGGAVVVGLFKYRIFESNYSKEN from the coding sequence ATGAAAGCCGAGGAAAAGGACCAAGAAAAATATCAAGAGGAATTAGAGAAGACTTCAAACGAGGTTGGTGGTGTCAATGAATATCGTGACATTATTAGCAGGGTGATTCATGAAGGAGAAGAGATTTTTAAGATTAAAAATAGGGCGATTGCGCTAAGTGCCGTTATCGCTGGACTCGAAATTGGTTTCAGTTATATGTTGCTATGTGCGCTGCATCATGTGCTTAAAGGCAAGGTTGAGGAGAATACTATTTTTAAACTTTTTAGTTTTGTGTATCCTGTGGGTTTCATTTTGGTGATTCTAGGTAAATCGGCTTTGTTTACAGAGCAAACCTCGGTCCTAGCACTGCCTGTTTTGAATGGGCAACGGTCTGTTAAAGAACTACTGCGTATATGGGGTTTAGTGATTGTTGGAAATGTTGTTGGTGGGATTTTGTTCACACTATTCATAGGTTTCTTAGCCCCTCACCTCGACTTGTTTACTCCCGAAACGATGATTACTATAGGTAGTCATGTACTGCATCATGAGAATTGGGTGATTTTTTTGAGCGCCATTGTTGCGGGTTGGCTCATGGGATTACTAAACTGGTTATTGAACAGTACTAAGAACTCATTAACGCGAATCTTTTTGATTTTTATGATTACGGCTGTAATTGGTTTTGGAGGTTTCCACCACAGTATAGTTGGTAATATTGAAGTATTTGGTGCTTATGTGTTATCGGACTCAATAGGTTTAGGTGACTATTTATGGTTTTTGGTATTGGCTCTATTAGGAAATAGCATTGGGGGTGCTGTGGTAGTTGGTTTGTTTAAATACCGAATATTTGAATCTAATTATAGCAAAGAAAACTAA
- a CDS encoding mechanosensitive ion channel family protein codes for MQISPKYSSIQIEPKWLADYLGIDLYLAKLISLPIVILGLLVFCFFAWYLTKMVIVSSIHNFFLKTKITWDDILVEKRIFDKLALVVPALIITFAVPSILAEYPIVAKYSVTLSSLVLLLVIIWTINAVLAIFNEILSHSAIFKDKPISSYIQVLNIVVYFVGGILILSLLLGKSPFYFLGAMGAMTAILLLIFKDTILGFVASIQMSVYDMVRVGDWIAMPKYDADGDVLSINLSTVKVQNWDRTITTIPTYAFINDSFKNWRGMSNSGGRRINRSIYLKVSSFCFCDEKMLERFKKYTLIKDYILEKEEEIKKLNAGLADGEANPVNAISLTNVGVFRVYAENYIRANPHINKEMTYMVRQLDPTSKGLPLEIYCFTFEKEWVQFEKVKSDIFDHLFTITSQFQLEVFEEPTGQDFRSLTAIR; via the coding sequence ATGCAAATTTCTCCTAAGTACTCTTCGATACAAATAGAACCAAAATGGCTAGCAGATTATCTAGGTATCGATCTTTATTTGGCCAAATTAATTAGTCTTCCAATTGTTATTCTAGGCCTTTTGGTATTTTGTTTTTTTGCTTGGTACTTGACCAAAATGGTGATTGTGAGCAGCATTCATAACTTTTTTTTAAAAACCAAAATCACTTGGGACGATATCTTAGTGGAGAAAAGAATATTTGACAAACTCGCTCTTGTGGTCCCTGCCTTAATCATTACGTTTGCAGTACCTTCTATCTTAGCCGAATATCCCATTGTAGCAAAATATTCGGTAACACTATCCTCTTTGGTTCTACTACTAGTTATCATCTGGACAATAAATGCTGTACTAGCCATTTTTAATGAGATACTATCCCATTCCGCTATTTTCAAAGACAAACCTATTTCTAGCTACATACAAGTACTTAATATTGTTGTGTATTTTGTGGGTGGCATTCTTATTCTCTCCCTGCTTTTAGGTAAGAGTCCGTTTTACTTTTTGGGAGCGATGGGTGCCATGACAGCTATTTTGCTACTTATTTTTAAAGACACGATTTTGGGGTTTGTAGCCAGCATACAAATGTCTGTGTACGATATGGTGCGTGTAGGCGATTGGATTGCTATGCCCAAGTACGATGCAGATGGCGACGTATTATCCATCAATTTGAGCACTGTAAAAGTCCAAAACTGGGACAGAACCATTACTACGATTCCGACCTACGCTTTTATCAATGACTCTTTCAAAAACTGGCGTGGTATGAGTAATTCTGGTGGTCGTAGAATCAACAGATCGATTTATTTGAAGGTTAGTAGTTTTTGTTTTTGTGACGAAAAAATGCTGGAACGTTTCAAGAAATACACTTTAATCAAAGACTACATCTTAGAAAAGGAAGAGGAAATAAAAAAACTTAACGCTGGTCTAGCCGATGGAGAGGCAAACCCTGTCAATGCCATTAGTTTGACCAATGTAGGTGTTTTTAGAGTTTATGCAGAAAATTACATTCGAGCAAATCCACATATTAATAAGGAGATGACCTATATGGTTCGTCAATTAGATCCTACTTCCAAAGGGCTTCCTTTAGAAATTTATTGCTTTACTTTCGAAAAAGAATGGGTGCAATTTGAAAAAGTGAAATCAGATATTTTTGATCATTTGTTCACGATCACTTCTCAATTTCAACTTGAGGTCTTTGAAGAACCTACCGGACAAGATTTTAGAAGTCTAACTGCCATTCGATAA
- a CDS encoding organic hydroperoxide resistance protein — MKTLYTTQATATGGRNGQVKSENGIVDLEVRMPKALGGSNDDFANPEMLFAAGYSACFDSALNLVIKKENIETGATTVSAKVSIGQNDNGGFGLEAELHANIPGVTIEVAQSLIEKAHEVCPYSNATRGNMPVKLTVSND, encoded by the coding sequence ATGAAAACATTATATACAACACAAGCTACTGCTACGGGTGGTAGAAACGGTCAAGTAAAAAGCGAAAACGGAATTGTTGATTTAGAAGTAAGAATGCCAAAAGCTTTAGGTGGTAGTAACGATGATTTTGCAAATCCTGAGATGCTTTTTGCAGCAGGATACTCTGCTTGTTTTGATAGTGCATTAAACTTGGTTATCAAAAAAGAAAATATTGAAACTGGAGCAACTACTGTTTCTGCAAAAGTAAGCATTGGTCAAAACGACAATGGTGGTTTTGGATTGGAAGCGGAATTACATGCTAACATTCCTGGTGTAACAATAGAAGTAGCGCAATCGTTGATTGAAAAAGCACATGAAGTTTGTCCTTATTCTAATGCGACAAGAGGAAACATGCCAGTTAAATTGACTGTTTCAAACGACTAA
- a CDS encoding DUF5723 family protein yields the protein MKKSLLGILVFTSFVSANAQSYLGYTHDNYAGVQGVLFNPASIVDSRFKTDINLFSISTSLNNDAYGVSISDALKSNYDFDTQAKKSFSTNNNAVLNTDIMGPSVMFNIAPKHSLAIFTRARAFVNVLNVNGQVINDITKDNSSSFPTGTLGSPNAAGNSWGELGVSYAAVLMQRGQHFLKGGITAKYLQGVANYHLQGNNITVRYDDRGNPLLDTYTTTGTATYGSSQDFATNDKIDFDSKSRGYGLDLGLVYEWRPDYDASRVDINNLKYVNKYKIRFGVSVTDLGSMKYEKGIVNSYNLNKTITAANYDNADNFDEFMKNNYTRSPINGTVKAYLPTALHADVDWNIHNKFYLNVNGDFGIVDKDKLSQNSIANRVSMTPRFESKWFSFYVPVSYMDYSKQTQVGVGLRTGVFFIGSGSVISNIVSDNSRGADFHLGIKVPVYQKKSKRVKQIVEVTETVVKEVIAVDTDGDGVLDRDDKCPDVAGPATNNGCPILDTDKDGVLDKDDKCPEVAGPVANKGCPWPDTDGDGVLDKDDKCPKVKGTAANKGCPEVTAEVIKSLNTFSKAVLFDSGKATIRTESNAKLEEIVKVMNEYSATNFKLEGYTDSSGVAAKNLQLSKERAAAVKEYLIAKGISADRLSSEGYGIIKPIASNKTVAGRAENRRVEIILVK from the coding sequence ATGAAAAAAAGTTTATTAGGAATTCTTGTTTTTACAAGTTTTGTTTCTGCAAATGCGCAGTCGTATCTTGGGTACACTCATGATAATTATGCGGGTGTACAAGGCGTTTTGTTTAATCCAGCCTCAATTGTAGATTCACGTTTTAAAACAGATATTAATTTGTTTTCGATCAGTACATCTTTAAACAATGACGCTTATGGAGTAAGTATATCTGATGCATTAAAATCAAACTACGATTTTGATACTCAAGCAAAAAAGTCCTTTTCTACCAATAATAACGCTGTTTTGAATACCGATATTATGGGACCATCGGTTATGTTTAACATTGCGCCAAAACATTCTTTGGCCATTTTTACTAGAGCGAGAGCTTTTGTAAATGTTTTGAACGTAAACGGTCAAGTTATTAATGATATTACCAAAGATAACTCAAGCAGTTTTCCAACGGGTACTTTGGGTAGTCCAAATGCAGCGGGTAACTCTTGGGGAGAATTAGGAGTTTCTTATGCAGCTGTATTGATGCAAAGGGGCCAACATTTCTTAAAAGGAGGTATTACTGCCAAGTATTTGCAAGGTGTAGCCAACTACCACTTACAAGGAAACAACATCACAGTTCGTTATGACGATAGAGGAAACCCTCTATTAGATACCTATACTACAACAGGTACTGCAACTTATGGTTCTAGCCAGGATTTTGCTACCAATGATAAAATAGATTTTGATAGTAAATCAAGGGGTTACGGTCTTGATTTAGGTTTGGTGTACGAGTGGAGACCAGACTATGATGCGTCTAGAGTAGACATTAATAACCTTAAATATGTAAACAAATACAAAATTCGTTTTGGTGTTTCGGTAACCGACTTAGGTTCTATGAAATATGAAAAAGGAATTGTAAACAGTTACAACTTGAACAAAACAATTACAGCTGCGAACTATGACAATGCTGATAATTTTGATGAGTTCATGAAAAATAATTATACAAGATCACCAATCAACGGAACAGTTAAGGCTTATTTGCCAACTGCGCTACATGCAGATGTAGATTGGAATATTCACAACAAATTTTACTTAAACGTAAACGGAGATTTTGGTATTGTTGACAAAGACAAATTAAGCCAAAATAGTATTGCCAATAGAGTAAGTATGACGCCTCGTTTTGAGTCAAAATGGTTTAGTTTCTATGTTCCTGTATCATACATGGATTATAGCAAGCAAACACAAGTGGGTGTAGGTCTACGTACAGGAGTTTTCTTTATTGGATCAGGGTCTGTGATTTCAAATATAGTTTCAGACAATTCAAGAGGAGCTGACTTTCATTTAGGAATCAAAGTTCCGGTATACCAAAAGAAGAGTAAGAGAGTAAAACAAATAGTTGAAGTTACAGAAACTGTTGTAAAAGAAGTTATCGCTGTTGATACTGATGGTGATGGTGTTTTGGATAGAGATGATAAATGTCCAGACGTAGCTGGTCCAGCAACAAACAACGGATGCCCGATATTGGATACTGACAAAGATGGTGTTTTGGATAAAGATGACAAATGCCCAGAGGTAGCAGGTCCAGTTGCAAACAAAGGTTGTCCTTGGCCAGATACTGATGGAGATGGTGTTTTGGACAAAGATGATAAATGTCCGAAAGTAAAAGGTACTGCTGCAAACAAAGGATGTCCAGAAGTTACTGCTGAGGTTATCAAAAGTTTGAATACTTTTTCGAAAGCGGTATTGTTTGACTCAGGAAAAGCAACTATCAGAACAGAATCTAATGCTAAATTGGAAGAGATTGTAAAAGTGATGAACGAATATAGCGCTACTAATTTTAAATTAGAAGGATACACAGATAGCTCTGGTGTTGCTGCCAAAAATTTACAATTATCGAAAGAAAGAGCTGCTGCTGTAAAAGAGTATTTGATTGCTAAAGGAATAAGTGCTGACAGACTTTCATCTGAAGGATACGGAATTATTAAGCCAATTGCATCAAACAAAACAGTTGCAGGAAGAGCTGAAAATCGTAGAGTTGAAATTATTCTTGTGAAATAA
- a CDS encoding nitroreductase family protein: MALLEDLNWRHAVKAYDATKKVSQEHVDKIVEAARLAPTSSGLQAFQVIVVENQELKEKLVKGALNPECMRDCSHVIIFAGWDRYTAERIDKVYNHTTDVRGLERGRFSSYTDMLKKMYLAQSAEENFAHIARQTYIALGLSLAQAAELKVDTTPVEGFDNAVVDDILGLEKLGLKSVSLMYVGHADAPNDWIGQMKKVRTPMEEFVIELK; encoded by the coding sequence ATGGCATTATTAGAAGATTTAAACTGGAGACACGCGGTTAAAGCATACGATGCAACCAAAAAAGTGAGTCAAGAACATGTAGATAAAATTGTTGAAGCAGCACGTTTAGCGCCAACTTCATCAGGTTTGCAAGCTTTTCAAGTGATTGTTGTTGAAAACCAAGAGTTAAAAGAAAAATTGGTAAAAGGAGCTCTAAATCCAGAATGTATGAGAGATTGCTCTCATGTAATTATTTTTGCAGGTTGGGATCGTTATACAGCTGAGCGTATTGACAAAGTTTACAACCATACAACAGATGTACGTGGTCTTGAAAGAGGACGTTTTAGCAGTTATACAGACATGTTAAAAAAAATGTATTTGGCACAATCTGCTGAAGAGAATTTTGCTCACATTGCGAGACAAACCTATATTGCTCTTGGACTTTCATTGGCACAAGCAGCAGAATTAAAAGTTGATACTACTCCTGTTGAAGGTTTTGATAATGCAGTAGTTGACGATATTTTAGGTCTAGAAAAATTAGGTTTAAAAAGTGTTTCTCTTATGTACGTAGGTCACGCAGATGCACCAAACGACTGGATTGGACAAATGAAAAAAGTTAGAACTCCAATGGAGGAATTTGTAATCGAATTGAAATAA
- the prfA gene encoding peptide chain release factor 1 → MLDRLQIVKQRFDEISDLIIQPDVIMDQKRYVQLNKEYKDLKALAEKRDEYVLLMANIEEANEIIADNSDADMTEMAKMQLDESKERLVELEEEIKFMLIPKDAEDAKNVMVEIRAGTGGDEASIFAGDLFRMYTKYCENRGWRTSVVDMNEGTSGGFKEVIFEVTGEDVYGTLKFEAGVHRVQRVPQTETQGRVHTSAATVMVLPEAEEFDVQIDMNDVRVDFFCSSGPGGQSVNTTKSAVRLTHIPTGLVAQCQDQKSQHKNKDKAFIVLRSRLYEQELAKKQAEDATKRTSQVSSGDRSAKIRTYNYAQGRVTDHRVGLTLYDLGNIMNGDIQKIVEELQLVNNMEKLKEASEVF, encoded by the coding sequence ATGTTAGATAGACTTCAAATAGTAAAGCAACGTTTTGATGAGATTTCGGATTTGATTATTCAACCCGACGTGATCATGGATCAAAAACGTTATGTACAACTTAATAAAGAATACAAAGACCTTAAAGCATTGGCTGAAAAGAGAGACGAATATGTGCTCTTAATGGCTAATATTGAAGAGGCAAATGAAATAATTGCCGATAATAGTGATGCAGATATGACCGAAATGGCCAAGATGCAATTGGATGAATCTAAAGAGAGATTGGTGGAATTGGAAGAGGAGATTAAATTTATGTTGATCCCTAAAGATGCCGAGGATGCTAAAAATGTCATGGTGGAGATTCGTGCAGGTACGGGTGGAGATGAAGCAAGTATTTTTGCTGGTGACTTGTTCCGTATGTACACTAAATATTGCGAAAATAGAGGTTGGAGAACTTCAGTAGTGGATATGAACGAAGGGACATCAGGAGGTTTCAAAGAGGTGATTTTTGAAGTTACTGGTGAAGATGTGTACGGAACGTTGAAGTTTGAGGCTGGTGTGCACCGTGTGCAACGTGTACCACAAACAGAAACGCAAGGTCGTGTGCATACATCGGCTGCGACGGTGATGGTATTGCCAGAAGCGGAGGAGTTTGATGTGCAAATTGATATGAATGATGTACGTGTGGATTTCTTTTGTTCGTCAGGACCTGGTGGACAATCGGTGAATACGACCAAATCAGCAGTACGTTTGACACACATTCCTACTGGATTGGTAGCACAATGTCAAGATCAAAAATCACAACACAAGAATAAGGATAAAGCTTTTATTGTATTGCGTTCTCGTTTATACGAACAAGAATTGGCCAAAAAACAAGCAGAAGACGCTACAAAACGTACGTCTCAAGTAAGTTCGGGTGACCGTTCGGCTAAGATTCGTACCTATAACTACGCACAGGGTCGTGTTACTGATCACCGTGTGGGATTGACGTTGTATGATTTGGGTAACATCATGAATGGTGATATTCAGAAAATTGTTGAAGAACTACAGTTGGTTAACAACATGGAGAAATTAAAAGAGGCAAGCGAAGTTTTTTAA